One bacterium DNA segment encodes these proteins:
- a CDS encoding NRDE family protein: MCTLAVYVGCAPSLPLLVAANRDEFLDRPTADPRQLAADPWVVGGQDLSAGGTWFGVNQAGLVVGLLNRRSRGGPDASLRSRGLLTLSVLQQRGIANARRLLEGEDGSAYNPFSLLIADHAAALVATNRGGAMQIAPLEPGVHLLTNLELNDPTCPRIAKSSQRFRALDLAAAPEVPALLPALRTILSDHSTALDPRAEIIDTLCVHLPGYGTRSSSVVAADAAGRLRYWHAPGPPCRRDYVEVPLPAA; the protein is encoded by the coding sequence GTGTGTACCCTGGCCGTGTACGTGGGCTGCGCCCCTTCCCTGCCGCTGCTGGTCGCCGCCAATCGCGACGAATTCCTCGATCGCCCGACCGCCGACCCGCGCCAGTTGGCAGCGGATCCATGGGTCGTCGGCGGGCAGGACCTCAGCGCCGGCGGTACCTGGTTCGGCGTCAACCAGGCCGGCCTCGTCGTCGGCCTGCTCAACCGAAGAAGTCGTGGCGGGCCCGACGCGAGCCTGCGGTCTCGCGGCCTGCTGACTCTGTCGGTGCTCCAGCAGCGTGGGATTGCCAACGCCCGGCGCCTGCTCGAAGGCGAGGACGGCAGCGCCTACAACCCTTTCAGCCTCCTGATAGCCGACCACGCCGCCGCACTGGTCGCCACCAACCGCGGCGGCGCCATGCAGATCGCACCGCTCGAACCCGGGGTGCATCTGCTCACCAATCTCGAGCTCAACGACCCGACCTGCCCGCGGATCGCCAAGTCGTCACAGCGCTTCCGCGCCCTCGACCTCGCCGCGGCGCCCGAGGTTCCGGCGCTATTGCCGGCGCTCCGCACCATCCTGTCCGACCACTCGACCGCCCTGGACCCTCGCGCCGAGATCATCGACACGCTCTGTGTGCACCTGCCCGGCTATGGGACCCGCTCGTCCTCGGTCGTGGCCGCCGACGCCGCCGGCCGTCTGCGGTACTGGCACGCGCCTGGCCCACCCTGTCGACGCGATTATGTCGAGGTGCCCCTCCCGGCCGCGTAG
- a CDS encoding MoxR family ATPase has product MFASIDDVITQFAAQRYICNRRIATVVYLATHLEKPILIEGPAGVGKTELAKVVAAALDLNLIRLQCYEGLDEAKALYEWEYAKQLLYTQILKDKISEVIGGAASLREAVDRIATQDDVFFSDRFILPRPLLRSITSAERTVLLIDEIDKSDSEFEAFLLEVLSDFTVSVPELGTLRATHVPIVLLTSNNAREMSDALKRRCLHLYIDFPSSAQELEIVRLKVPDIGPQLAAQVVEAVQRVRKLDLKKVPSISETLDWARTLTLLNATQLDESLVEDTLTAILKYEGDMRKAQDELKAFLQQPAAAGGQGNGSDVRH; this is encoded by the coding sequence ATGTTTGCCAGTATCGACGACGTCATCACCCAGTTCGCCGCCCAGCGCTACATCTGCAACCGGCGCATCGCCACGGTGGTCTACCTGGCCACCCACCTCGAGAAGCCGATCCTGATCGAGGGCCCGGCGGGCGTCGGCAAGACCGAGCTCGCCAAGGTGGTGGCCGCGGCGCTCGACCTCAACCTGATCCGTCTGCAGTGCTACGAGGGCCTCGACGAGGCCAAGGCGCTGTACGAGTGGGAATACGCGAAGCAGCTCCTGTACACCCAGATCCTCAAGGACAAGATCAGCGAAGTGATCGGCGGCGCGGCGTCGCTGCGCGAAGCCGTCGACCGCATCGCCACGCAGGATGACGTCTTCTTTTCCGACCGCTTCATCCTGCCGCGGCCGCTGCTGCGCTCGATCACCTCGGCCGAACGCACCGTCCTGCTGATCGACGAGATCGACAAATCCGACAGCGAGTTCGAGGCCTTCCTGCTCGAGGTGTTGAGCGACTTCACGGTCAGCGTCCCCGAGCTCGGCACCTTGCGGGCGACGCATGTGCCGATCGTCCTGCTCACCAGCAACAACGCGCGCGAGATGTCGGACGCGCTCAAGCGACGCTGCCTGCACCTCTACATCGACTTCCCCTCGAGCGCCCAGGAGCTCGAGATCGTTCGCCTGAAGGTTCCGGATATCGGCCCACAGCTCGCGGCGCAGGTCGTCGAGGCGGTGCAGCGGGTGCGCAAGCTCGACCTCAAGAAGGTGCCGAGCATCAGCGAAACCCTCGACTGGGCGCGCACCCTGACCCTGCTCAACGCCACGCAACTCGACGAGTCGTTGGTCGAGGACACGCTGACCGCGATCCTCAAGTACGAGGGGGACA